The sequence TCACCTCGGAGGGCACCTGCGGGCCCGCGCCCCACGCGACCGTGTTCTGTTGTCAGGGCCGTAGGCGCTCGCTGCCGGGGTGCCGTCGTAACGTGGGGCCGGACGGGCGGAGCGTCGGCGCTCCTGCCCCGCCGTGGGCCGTGCGGGCGTCCGCGCGGCCGGGACGCCTGCGGATGAGGACTACCCCACCGGGAACGTCACCCCCGTCAGCTTCTCCGACACCGTCCACAGTCGTTCCTGGACTGCCTCGTCGTGGGAGGCGGGGCTGGACGCGACCCGCTTCGGGGTGCCGCGGAGTTCGCCCATGCCGCCGGGGCCGTAGTAGTCGCCGCCGTTCGCTGCCGGGTCGGTGGCGGCGCGCAGGGTGGGCAGGGCGCCCATCTCGGGCTTCTGGGTGAGCAGGGGGGCGAGCCAGGTGACCGGGAGGCGGAGCGGGGCGGGGGTGTTGCGGATGAGTTCGGTGTTGGAGACGCCGGGGTGGGCGGCCGTCGCCACCGTCGTGCCCTGCCGCGCGAGCCGGCGCTGGAGCGCGTACGTGAACATCAGGTTGGCGAGCTTGGACTGGCCGTAGGCGCCCGTGCGGCTGTACGCACGCTCCCATTGCAGGTCGTCGAAGTGGATGGCGGCCCGGATGCGGTGGCCGGTGCTGCTGACCGTCACGACGCGGGAGCCGGGGACGGGGAGCAGCCGGTCGAGGAGCAGGCCGGTGAGGGCGAAGTGCCCGAGGTGATTGGTGCCGAACTGGAGTTCGAAACCGTCGGCTGTCGTCCGCTTCGGCGTGTACATCACGCCCGCGTTGTTGATCAGGAGGTCGATGCGGGGGTGGGCCTCGCGCAGCTCGGCCGCGGCGGACCGTACCGAGTCGAGCGAGGTCAGGTCGAGGGTCTGGACGGTGACGTCGCCCGCCATACGGGCCGCTGCCTGCTTTCCCTTCCCGGCGTCGCGGACGGCCAGAACCACCTTCGCCCCGCGCGCGGCGAGCGTCCGGGCGGTCTCGAAGCCGAGCCCGGTGTTCGCGCCGGTGACGATCGCCACCCGCCCCCGCTGCTCGGGGACGTCCTGCTCGGTCCAGTTGTCACTGCTCATGTCGCGCTCCCAAAAAACCGTCGGTCTGTTATGAGGAACGTAAAAGACCGGCGGTCTTCTGTCAAGGAACCGGTGGTCTTTAAGTTAGGCTGGCGGGCGTGACATTTCAGCGAGCACGCAGCGAGGAGCAGCGGGAGATCCGCCGCCGGGCGATCCTGGACACGGCCGCGACGATGCTCGACGAGATGCCCGTGGCCGAGGTGAGCCTCAACGAGCTCAGCAGGCGGGTGGGCCTCGCCAAGTCCAACGTCCTGCGGTACTTCGAGTCGCGCGAGGCCGTGCTGCTCGAACTCCTCGACGACTTCCTGGGGGACTGGCTCGCCGTACTGGCGGACGAGCTGGCCGAGGGCATCGAGGCGCAGGCGGCGCCGGAGGTGCGGGCGGAGCGGCTGGCGGAGATCCTCAGCCGGTCGCTGGCGAGCCGCACGGTGCTGTGCGACCTCTTCGGCGCGCAGGGCGGGGTTCTTGAGCACAACGTCTCGGTCGAGGTGGTCAAGCGGCACAAGCGCTCGTCCCTCGCGAAGCTCGCGGGGATGGTCGAGCTGGTCCGCCGCCACGTGCCCGAACT comes from Streptomyces sp. Tu6071 and encodes:
- a CDS encoding TetR/AcrR family transcriptional regulator, producing the protein MTFQRARSEEQREIRRRAILDTAATMLDEMPVAEVSLNELSRRVGLAKSNVLRYFESREAVLLELLDDFLGDWLAVLADELAEGIEAQAAPEVRAERLAEILSRSLASRTVLCDLFGAQGGVLEHNVSVEVVKRHKRSSLAKLAGMVELVRRHVPELGEGAEMFCLTSLISAGALAAYVPPPPSLLAAYEDEPALGVLHLDLREALRISLTAALLGVLPRA
- a CDS encoding SDR family NAD(P)-dependent oxidoreductase produces the protein MSSDNWTEQDVPEQRGRVAIVTGANTGLGFETARTLAARGAKVVLAVRDAGKGKQAAARMAGDVTVQTLDLTSLDSVRSAAAELREAHPRIDLLINNAGVMYTPKRTTADGFELQFGTNHLGHFALTGLLLDRLLPVPGSRVVTVSSTGHRIRAAIHFDDLQWERAYSRTGAYGQSKLANLMFTYALQRRLARQGTTVATAAHPGVSNTELIRNTPAPLRLPVTWLAPLLTQKPEMGALPTLRAATDPAANGGDYYGPGGMGELRGTPKRVASSPASHDEAVQERLWTVSEKLTGVTFPVG